The Delphinus delphis chromosome 10, mDelDel1.2, whole genome shotgun sequence genome includes a region encoding these proteins:
- the EMC3 gene encoding ER membrane protein complex subunit 3 gives MAGPELLLDSNIRLWVVLPIVIITFFVGMIRHYVSILLQSDKKLTQEQVSDSQVLIRSRVLRENGKYIPKQSFLTRKYYFNNPEDGFFKKTKRKVVPPSPMTDPTMLTDMMKGNVTNVLPMILIGGWINMTFSGFVTTKVPFPLTLRFKPMLQQGIELLTLDASWVSSASWYFLNVFGLRSIYSLILGQDNAADQSRMMQEQMTGAAMAMPADTNKAFKTEWEALELTDHQWALDDVEEELMAKDLHFEGMFKKELQTSIF, from the exons ATGGCAGGGCCGGAGCTGCTGCTCGACTCCAACATCCGCCTCTGGGTGGTCCTGCCTATCGTTATCATCACCTTCTTCGTGGGCATGATTCGCCACTACGTGTCCATCCTGCTGCAGAGCGACAAAAAGCTCACCCAGGAACAAGTCTCCGACAG TCAAGTCCTAATTCGAAGCAGAGTCCTCAGGGAAAACGGAAAATACATTCCCAAACAG TCTTTCCTGACACGAAAATATTACTTCAACAACCCAGAGGATGGATttttcaaaaaaactaaaaggaaggTTGTTCCTCCTTCTCCTATGACTG ATCCCACTATGCTCACAGACATGATGAAGGGCAATGTCACAAATGTCCTCCCTATGATTCTTATTGGTGGATGGATCAACATGACATTTTCAGGCTTTGTCACAA cCAAGGTCCCATTTCCATTGACCCTCCGTTTTAAGCCTATGCTACAGCAAGGAATTGAACTACTCACATTAGATGCCTCCTG GGTGAGTTCTGCATCCTGGTATTTCCTCAATGTCTTTGGGCTTCGAAGCATTTACTCTCTGATTTTGGGCCAAGATAATG ctgctgaccaaTCACGGATGATGCAGGAACAGATGACTGGAGCAGCCATGGCCATGCCTGCAGACACCAACAAAGCTTTTAAG ACAGAGTGGGAAGCTTTGGAGCTGACGGATCACCAGTGGGCACTAGATGATGTCGAAGAGGAGCTCATGGCCAAAGACCTCCACTTCGAAGGCATGTTCAAAAAGGAATTACAGACGTCTATTTTTTGA